One window of Athalia rosae chromosome 2, iyAthRosa1.1, whole genome shotgun sequence genomic DNA carries:
- the LOC105687739 gene encoding pickpocket protein 19-like, whose amino-acid sequence MKYLLNTLVRYCKRSSLHGLNYIVEPGAHLMDRLIWSVLFITSVVSAGAVIYLLSTRFKSASTSTVVETTNYPIWNLPFPSVTFCPSSRIDWQKAMEIEKEMVPKGDREAIKTYREVVTKLASLTFGDFDEFRFLRNRSMGMQNMTTFLRSVAPTCSKLLKNCWWRDDYEKCCDLFEEQRTEYGFCFSFNSETADHDMEKYSEVARPRRASWMGEWHGIRFYVKLNETNQPPRSGNALGITVFIGHPTSWASSGQNVGIGTMASISVQCPSSYATKRVLTLQENKMPCVPNPNNEYNQEYCMTRCRRDYVISRCGCNPYFLMPAANKRDCDWGDLICLDKENDFFNHYIVSDNKYFPRSAAGMNCSCLPECEVYDYMYQISHTALGKAIASDTVLVDVHFASSTMIRYRTDMVHTPLDLLVSFGGVIGLFLGGSILSAVEIFYYLTVGIIRQAFRRSEKFSRKRTGDKKKLKNFDRAEQPSVQTVHGVVLPLVDFDQNQRSMNFYKY is encoded by the exons ATGAAATATTTGCTGAATACTTTGGTCCGTTATTGCAAACGCAGCTCTCTTCACGGCTTGAATTATATCGTCGAGCCTGGTGCGCATTTAATGGATCGTCTGATTTGGTCAGTGCTATTTATTACGTCAGTGGTGAGCGCCGGTGCCGTGATTTACCTGCTATCGACGAGGTTCAAG TCGGCCAGTACATCGACGGTGGTCGAAACAACGAACTACCCGATATGGAATCTTCCGTTTCCGAGCGTTACTTTTTGCCCCAGCAGTCGAATCGATTGGCAAAAAGCGATGGAAATCGAAAAGGAAATGGTGCCTAAGGGTGACCGAGAGGCTATCAAGACCTATAGAGAAGTTGTGACGAAATTGGCTTCCCTTACTTTCGgtgatttcgatgaatttcgtttcttgagaaatcgttcgatg gGGATGCAAAACATGACGACATTCCTTCGAAGCGTCGCTCCAACTTGTTCGAAACTTCTCAAGAACTGTTGGTGGCGCGACGATTATGAAAAGTGTTGCGATTTATTCGAAGAGCAGAGAACCGAGTACGGcttctgtttttcattcaattcggAGACCGCTGATCACGACATGGAAAAGTACAGCGAAGTAGCGAGACCGAGGAGAGCGAGTTGGATGGGTGAATGGCACGGGATCAGATTTTACGTGAAATTAAACGAAACCAATCAGCCTCCGAGATCCG GCAACGCACTTGGGATCACGGTGTTCATCGGGCATCCGACGTCGTGGGCATCAAGTGgacaaaatgttggaatcggaACTATGGCCAGTATTTCCGTACAGTGTCCGTCGAGTTACGCGACCAAAAGAGTCCTCACATTGCAGGAGAATAAAATGCCCTGCGTACCGAATCCGAACAATGAGTACAACCAGGAATATTGCATGACCAGATGCAGGCGAGACTACGTAATTTCGCGTTGCGGTTGCAATCCTTATTTCTTGATGCCAGCAG cAAACAAACGCGACTGCGATTGGGGGGATCTGATTTGCTTGGATAAGGAGAACG ATTTCTTCAACCACTACATCGTGTCGGACAACAAATACTTTCCCCGATCTGCTGCGGGAATGAATTGCAGCTGTTTGCCGGAATGTGAGGTGTACGATTACATGTATCAGATCAGTCATACCGCGTTAGGGAAAGCGATCGCGTCTGACACCGTATTGGTCGACGTTCACTTCGCTTCTTCAACTATGATACGATACAGAACGGACATGGTTCACACGCCGCTGGATTTGCTcg TCTCCTTCGGAGGAGTGATCGGCCTGTTCCTCGGTGGTTCGATACTGAGCGCCGTTGAGATTTTCTATTATCTGACCGTCGGTATTATTCGTCAAGCTTTTCGACGatccgagaaattttcaagaaaacgtacgggggacaaaaaaaaactgaagaactTCGATCGGGCCGAACAACCGTCGGTCCAAACCGTTCACGGAGTGGTCCTGCCTCTCGTGGATTTTGATCAGAATCaacgatcgatgaatttttataagtACTGA